The genome window AGCGACAACGACAGGCCGATGGCCGCCGTTAAAAGGCTCACGGCCATGCAGATGCCCAGGGCCGTGAGCAGAAACAGTTCGCGGCTTCGCGTGCGCACGATGGCCAGCAACAGCCGGGGCATGAGTTTTCGCGACAGGATGACCAGCAGTACCAGCACCAGCGCGCCCTTGCCCACGGTGAAGGCGACGGAGTTGGTGAAGCCGAAGGTCCGGCCGGCCAACAGCGGCACGGCCAGGGTCATGGGCACGGCCAGCAAGTCCTGGAAGATGAGGATGCCCAGGCTCACCCGGCCATGCGGCGCCTCCATCTCGGCCCGCTCCTGGAGCGTGGTCAGCACGATGGCCGTACTGGACAGGGCGGCCAGCATGCCGATCAGCACGCTGGAGCCGCCGGTGAAGTGCAGGACAAAAAGCGGCACGCTGAAAAAAAAGGCCCAGGTCAAGGCCATCTGCGCCATGCCGCCGTAAAAGACCGGGCGCTTGAGCCGGGACAGGTCGGACAGGGACAGTTCCAGGCCGATGGTGAAAAGGAGTAGGATCACGCCGATTTCCGAGAGGATCTCGACGTCGTGGGCCGAGCGCACCAGCCCCAGGCCATGGGGGCCGCAGACCACTCCGGTGAGCAGCAAGCCCACCAGGGATGGAATCTTGAAGCGGTGGCAGACGAGGATGACGATGACGGCGAGGCCGAAAATGATCGTGACATCGGGAAGCAGCGGTATATCCATGGGGCGAGTATGACGAAAATGACAGGGAATGGGAAGGGAGGCGCCGGGGCCGCGGCCGGGCTAGGCCTTGAAATCGGCCCGGGCGGCGTCCATGCACTGGCGCAGGACTTCCAGGGAGGACAGGAAGGATTCGCGTCGCTCGGGCTCGACCTTGTCCAGCATGCTGCGAAACAAGACCACCAGGAAGGAACGGACGTCCTCCCGCATGCGTTTGCCGGCCGGGGTCAGGGAAAGCAGGGTGACGCGGGCGTCGGCCGGGTCGGGATGTTTTTCGATGAGCCCCTGGCGCAACAGCCCCGTGGTCACGGCCGTCACCCGGCTTTTGGTCACGCCGAGGCGCCGGCCGAGCTCCCCGGGCGCCAGGTAGCGGGTCTCGCCCAGGGCCACCACGGCCCGAAGCGCCGCCGGCGGCAGGCCGAACCGTTCGCTTTGCAGGGCGATGCGCGCCTGGCAGCAGGCGAACAGGTTCTCCACCGCTTCCTGCAAGCGGCCGGCCTGACGTTTGAACGTTTCGGCATCGTTGACCGGAAGCGCGACATCCATGTGAAAATCTTAAGGGAAGGAGCCCAGGACTGTCAACGTGCCCCGTTATTCCCGCACCGGGTTGCCTTGCAACGGAAGTTTACGATACCAATGGGTTCATGAGACAAATGCATCTTTTGGCAAACAGGCGGGCACGGACGGCCGCGCTTGCGGATCGCGGCCTGTCCGCCGGTCCCGCGGCGCGTCGCTTGGGGCGCGGCGTCACCACCCGGAGGCGGCATGTCGCATGAAATCAACCTCATCCTGACCCTGACCGGCGGGCTGCTGGCCGCACTGGTCCTCGGGCTCGGGGCCAAGCGGCTCAATATGTCGCCCATCGTCGGCTACCTGCTGGCCGGCTTCGTCATCGGCCCGTTCACCCCGGGATTCGTGGCCGACGGCGAGATGGCCAACCAGTTCGCGGAAATCGGCGTGATTCTGCTCATGTTCGGCGTGGGCCTGCATTTCCACCTCAAGGACCTCATGGCCGTGCGGGGCGTGGCCGTGCCCGGGGCCATCGCCCAGATCGCGGTCTCGGCGGCACTCGGGGCCGTGGCCTCCCATGCCCTGGGCTGGCCCTGGTCCGCCGGCATCGTCTTCGGCATCGCCATTTCCGTGGCCAGCACCGTGGTCCTGACCCGGGTGTTGGCCGACAACCGGGCCCTGCACACCCCCACCGGCCATATCGCCGTGGGCTGGCTCATCGTCGAGGATCTTTTCACCATCCTGGTGCTGCTGCTGTTGCCGGTCTTTTACGGCCCCAAGGAGGCGGGCGGCCCGGGGTTTGGGCTGACCCTTGGCCTGGCCCTGCTCAAGCTCGGGGGGCTGGTGGCCGTGGCGGCCGTGGCCGGGCGCTGGCTTTTGCCGCGCTTTTTCGGGCATGTGGCCCGCACGGGTTCCCGGGAGCTCTTCACGCTGGCCGTCCTGGCCGTGGCCTTGGGGCTGGCCGTGGGCTCGGCTCTGGTTTTCGGCGCGTCCATGGCCCTGGGCGCCTTTCTGGCCGGCATGATCGTCGGGCAGTCGGAATTCGGGGCCAGGGCCGCCTCGGACGCCTTGCCCATGCGCGACGCCTTTGCCGTGCTTTTCTTCGTGTCCGTGGGCATGCTCCTCGATCCGTTTACGGTGCTGGCCCAGTGGCGGCTGGAGTTGGCCACGCTTGGCATCGTGCTGGTGGGCAAGCCCCTGGCCGCCCTGGTCGTGGTCCTGGTCCTGCGGCGTCCCCTGGCCGTGGCCGCCGCCGTGGCCGTGGCCCTGGCCCAGATCGGCGAATTCTCCTTCATCCTGGCGTCGATGGCCGCCGGGCTCGGCGTGTTGCCCCGGGAGGCCTTCAACGCCCTGGTGGTGGCCTCGGTGGTGTCCATCGTGCTCAACCCCTGGCTGTACCAGGGCACGGAGGCGCTTATGGCCAGGCTTCGCCGTTCGGGCCGGCTTGCGGCGCGGCCGGCCGGCGAGGGCACGGCCGCCGAAGCCCATCCGGACGCCCACCGGGCCGTGGTCGTGGGCTACGGGCCGGTTGGGCGCACGCTGTGCCGCATTTTGCGCGAGGCCGGCATCGAGCCGGTGGTGGTGGAGATGAACATCGAGACCGTGCGCGCCCTGCACGCCGCCGGGCTGCCCGCCGTCCACGGCGACGCCTCGCGGCGGGACATCCTGCACCATGCGGGTGTCGAGGAGGCGCAAAGCCTGCTGATCACCGCCTCGGGCCTGGACGCCCGGGAGATCGTGGCCGCGGCCCTGGACCTGGCGCCGTCCATCCGGATCGTCAGCCGGGCCGGCTACCTGTCCGAGGCCGAGGGCCAGCGCCGGGCCGGGGCCCAGGCCGTCTTTTCCTGCGAGGGCGAGGTGGCCCTGTCCATGGCGGCCTGGCTCATGGCCGCGCTCGGGGCCACGGACGAGCAGATCGACCGGGAACGCGACCGGGTGCGGCGCGAACTGTTCGAGAAGCCGGACCCGGCGCCAGCGGCCGGTTAGCCGTTCGCCTCGTGTCGCGTCCCTTGGAAAATACGATCGTATTTTTTAAGAATAAATAATTAGTTGCTGTGTTGTCCTCGAAACAGCATCTGTCCCCTTCGAGGACGCGACACGAGCCGGGCCGCCCCGGCTACGACGGCGTTCCGGCGGCCTGGCGCTTCGATTCGATGCGCCAGGCCCAAATGGCCAGGACGATGGCCACGACCAGCAGCGCCCCCAGCCAGCGGAACACCCCGGCCACGCCGGCGGCCAGCGCGTCGGGCGGGGCGTTGGTGAAATCGGCCCGCTGGCCGACCTGCCCGGAAGATACCACCAGGGCGCTGAAAATGGTCCCCACCAGGGGCAGCCCCGTGGATTGGCCGAACACCCGGGCGTAGTTGGCCAGCCCCGAACCCACGCCCAGGCGGTGGGACGGCATCTGCCCCATGATGGCCGAGTTGTTGGGGGCCTGGAAGATGCCGATGCCCAGGCCCACGGGCAGGGTGCGCAACAGGTAGCCCCACCACGGCGTGCGCGCGGTCAAGGTGCCCAGCGCCAGGCAGCCCCCCAGCAGCACGAACAGCCCCAGCATGGAGATGCCCCGCGAACCGAAACGGTCGGCCAGCGAGCCGGAAACCGGCGCGGTCACGGCCATGGAGGCCGGCAGGATCATCATCAGAAGGCCCATCTCCGTCACCGACCGCCCCTGGGCCGATTGGAAGAAAAACGGCATGATGAAGCCGCTGGCGCCGGTGATGAACACCAGCACCGACATGCCCAGGGGCAGCGTGACCAGCGGGTTTTGAAAAAGCGACAGGTCGAGCATGGGCTGGGCGGCGCGGCGTTCGATGGCGACGAAGACGGCCAGGCCCAGGCCGGCCAGGCCCAGCAGTCCCAGCCCCAGGGGATCGCCGAAGCCGTTTCGCTGCAGGCCGGTCATGCCCAGGCAGTAGGCGCCGAGGGCCAGGCTCGCGGTCAGCGCGCCCGGCACGTCGAAGCGCTCGCCTGCGCGCACCGGCGGCAGGGCGGGCATGCGGCGGGCCACCACCCACAGCGCGGCGATCCCCACGGGCACGTTGAGCAGAAA of Solidesulfovibrio sp. contains these proteins:
- a CDS encoding MarR family winged helix-turn-helix transcriptional regulator, which encodes MDVALPVNDAETFKRQAGRLQEAVENLFACCQARIALQSERFGLPPAALRAVVALGETRYLAPGELGRRLGVTKSRVTAVTTGLLRQGLIEKHPDPADARVTLLSLTPAGKRMREDVRSFLVVLFRSMLDKVEPERRESFLSSLEVLRQCMDAARADFKA
- a CDS encoding cation:proton antiporter encodes the protein MSHEINLILTLTGGLLAALVLGLGAKRLNMSPIVGYLLAGFVIGPFTPGFVADGEMANQFAEIGVILLMFGVGLHFHLKDLMAVRGVAVPGAIAQIAVSAALGAVASHALGWPWSAGIVFGIAISVASTVVLTRVLADNRALHTPTGHIAVGWLIVEDLFTILVLLLLPVFYGPKEAGGPGFGLTLGLALLKLGGLVAVAAVAGRWLLPRFFGHVARTGSRELFTLAVLAVALGLAVGSALVFGASMALGAFLAGMIVGQSEFGARAASDALPMRDAFAVLFFVSVGMLLDPFTVLAQWRLELATLGIVLVGKPLAALVVVLVLRRPLAVAAAVAVALAQIGEFSFILASMAAGLGVLPREAFNALVVASVVSIVLNPWLYQGTEALMARLRRSGRLAARPAGEGTAAEAHPDAHRAVVVGYGPVGRTLCRILREAGIEPVVVEMNIETVRALHAAGLPAVHGDASRRDILHHAGVEEAQSLLITASGLDAREIVAAALDLAPSIRIVSRAGYLSEAEGQRRAGAQAVFSCEGEVALSMAAWLMAALGATDEQIDRERDRVRRELFEKPDPAPAAG
- a CDS encoding MFS transporter; protein product: MPNRPLGPAARAVPTVSPALAMLGVNLMVFMATLDMSIVNVALPTLVTVLGTDFAVIQWVILSYVLVIASLLLLVSRLGDMRDKKRIFASGLVVFLIASLCCGLAPSVAWLIAFRAAQGVGAAMTQALGMAIVTQIAPPSSRGRALGFIGGTVAMGLMIGPPLGGLLIGFFGWRSLFLLNVPVGIAALWVVARRMPALPPVRAGERFDVPGALTASLALGAYCLGMTGLQRNGFGDPLGLGLLGLAGLGLAVFVAIERRAAQPMLDLSLFQNPLVTLPLGMSVLVFITGASGFIMPFFFQSAQGRSVTEMGLLMMILPASMAVTAPVSGSLADRFGSRGISMLGLFVLLGGCLALGTLTARTPWWGYLLRTLPVGLGIGIFQAPNNSAIMGQMPSHRLGVGSGLANYARVFGQSTGLPLVGTIFSALVVSSGQVGQRADFTNAPPDALAAGVAGVFRWLGALLVVAIVLAIWAWRIESKRQAAGTPS